From Chelatococcus sp. YT9, a single genomic window includes:
- the arsB gene encoding ACR3 family arsenite efflux transporter: MSTFERYLTLWVAVCIVLGIALGHFVPGVFQAIGAAEIANVNLPVAGLIWLMVIPMLLKIDFTALGEVGRHWRGIGVTLFINWAIKPFSMALLGWLFIGWLFRPYLPAGQIDSYIAGLIILAAAPCTAMVFVWSHLTKGEPHFTLSQVALNDAIMVVAFAPIVGLLLGLSAITVPWGTLVLSVVLYIVIPVIIAQILRRRLLATGGQAALDRLLARLSPVSLTALLVTLVLLFGFQGEQIIAQPMVIGLLAVPILIQVYFNSGLAYLLNRISGEQHSVAGPSALIGASNFFELAVAAAISLFGFHSGAALATVVGVLIEVPVMLSVVWIVNRSKGWYERGSKTATVAEANHSC; encoded by the coding sequence ATGTCCACATTCGAACGCTATCTGACCCTGTGGGTCGCGGTTTGCATTGTCCTTGGCATTGCACTTGGCCATTTTGTGCCGGGCGTGTTCCAGGCCATTGGCGCAGCCGAAATCGCCAACGTCAATTTGCCGGTGGCTGGGCTGATCTGGCTGATGGTTATACCGATGCTGCTCAAGATCGACTTCACCGCGCTCGGCGAAGTTGGCCGACACTGGCGGGGCATTGGCGTGACGCTGTTCATCAACTGGGCGATCAAGCCCTTCTCGATGGCCTTGCTCGGCTGGCTGTTCATCGGCTGGCTTTTCCGGCCCTATCTGCCGGCGGGCCAGATCGACAGCTATATTGCTGGCCTCATCATCCTCGCCGCCGCGCCTTGCACGGCGATGGTATTCGTCTGGTCGCACCTGACCAAGGGTGAGCCGCATTTCACGCTCTCCCAGGTCGCACTCAACGACGCGATCATGGTGGTGGCCTTCGCGCCGATCGTTGGTTTGCTGCTCGGCCTGTCGGCGATCACCGTACCATGGGGCACGCTCGTCCTATCGGTTGTGCTTTATATCGTGATCCCGGTGATCATCGCCCAAATTCTGCGCCGACGCCTCTTGGCAACCGGCGGACAAGCCGCGCTCGATCGGCTGCTCGCCAGGCTAAGCCCGGTCTCGCTGACGGCGCTGCTGGTGACACTGGTGCTGTTATTCGGGTTTCAGGGCGAACAGATCATCGCCCAGCCCATGGTCATCGGGTTGCTCGCTGTGCCGATCCTGATCCAGGTCTATTTCAATTCCGGACTGGCCTATCTGCTCAATCGGATCTCGGGGGAACAGCATAGCGTTGCCGGCCCCTCGGCGCTGATCGGCGCGTCCAACTTCTTCGAGCTGGCGGTTGCCGCCGCCATCAGCCTGTTCGGCTTCCATTCCGGCGCAGCGCTCGCCACCGTCGTCGGCGTGCTGATCGAGGTCCCGGTCATGCTCTCGGTCGTGTGGATCGTGAACCGCTCGAAAGGTTGGTACGAGCGGGGCAGCAAGACCGCGACTGTCGCGGAGGCGAACCACTCATGCTGA
- the chrA gene encoding chromate efflux transporter, with translation MDHGRQQPQGSVSEVFRVFLKLGLTSFGGPIAHLGYFRDEVVTRRKWLGESAYADLVALCQFLPGPASSQVGFALGLMRAGWGGAVAAFLAFTLPSALLLFILALTAARVESPVGLGVLHGLRIVAVAIVAQAVWGMARNLCPDRERATIAVAAVILLAFTPGALGMMGAIFLGAVVGHGLGKGQEATGTHLPVPVSRRAGMTALALFALLLVGLPALAELGQGFALTDSFYRAGSLVFGGGHVVLPLLQAETVVPGWVSEDAFLAGYGAAQAVPGPLFTFAAWLGAVMGPEPNGVTGAVIALLALFLPGFLILIGALPFWDQFRRKAWAQSAMQGANAAVVGILGAALYSPVFTSALSGMPDFALALTCFVALTAWKAPPWAVVLLAAAGGVALGLMV, from the coding sequence ATGGATCATGGCCGGCAACAACCACAAGGTAGCGTCTCCGAGGTTTTTCGCGTCTTTCTGAAGCTTGGCCTGACATCCTTCGGTGGCCCCATCGCCCATCTCGGCTATTTTCGTGATGAGGTGGTGACGCGCCGCAAGTGGCTCGGTGAGAGCGCCTATGCCGATCTGGTGGCATTGTGCCAGTTCCTGCCCGGCCCGGCCTCCAGCCAGGTCGGCTTCGCGCTCGGCCTCATGCGGGCTGGCTGGGGCGGGGCGGTCGCTGCCTTCCTCGCCTTCACGCTGCCGTCTGCGCTGCTCTTGTTTATCCTCGCCCTGACGGCAGCGCGGGTTGAAAGTCCCGTAGGCCTGGGCGTCCTGCACGGGCTGAGGATCGTTGCCGTCGCCATCGTGGCGCAGGCAGTCTGGGGTATGGCGCGCAATCTTTGTCCCGACAGGGAGCGCGCGACCATAGCGGTGGCGGCCGTAATCCTGCTGGCATTTACCCCAGGCGCTCTCGGGATGATGGGCGCAATCTTTTTAGGAGCCGTTGTCGGGCATGGCCTTGGTAAGGGACAAGAAGCGACCGGCACGCATTTGCCCGTGCCAGTCTCGCGGCGAGCGGGGATGACTGCGCTGGCGCTGTTCGCCTTGCTCCTGGTTGGGCTGCCGGCTCTGGCCGAGCTCGGCCAGGGATTTGCGCTGACCGACAGTTTCTATCGCGCCGGCTCTCTGGTCTTTGGCGGCGGCCATGTTGTGCTGCCGCTATTGCAAGCCGAAACGGTCGTACCGGGTTGGGTAAGCGAGGATGCGTTCCTAGCTGGCTATGGCGCAGCGCAGGCGGTGCCCGGACCGCTGTTCACCTTTGCCGCCTGGCTGGGCGCAGTCATGGGACCTGAGCCGAATGGTGTTACCGGTGCTGTGATCGCACTTCTGGCGCTGTTTCTGCCGGGCTTCCTGATCCTGATTGGCGCACTGCCCTTCTGGGACCAGTTTCGGCGCAAGGCATGGGCGCAATCGGCCATGCAGGGCGCCAATGCGGCGGTCGTGGGCATTCTCGGCGCAGCACTCTATTCACCCGTCTTCACCAGCGCCCTCAGCGGGATGCCCGACTTTGCGCTGGCCCTCACCTGTTTCGTCGCGCTGACAGCGTGGAAAGCCCCACCTTGGGCGGTCGTCCTTCTGGCCGCAGCAGGTGGCGTTGCGTTGGGCTTGATGGTGTAA
- the arsC gene encoding arsenate reductase (glutaredoxin) (This arsenate reductase requires both glutathione and glutaredoxin to convert arsenate to arsenite, after which the efflux transporter formed by ArsA and ArsB can extrude the arsenite from the cell, providing resistance.): MDIIIYHNPDCGTSRNTLAMIRNAGIEPHVIEYLKTPPSGAMLARLIQRMGIPVRALLREKGTPYGELGLGDPALTDDQLFDAMMAHPVLINRPIVVTPKGVKLCRPSEEVLDLLPPQQGEFIKEDGERVIDEHGRRVASA; the protein is encoded by the coding sequence ATGGACATCATCATCTATCACAACCCCGACTGCGGCACTTCGCGCAACACGCTGGCGATGATCCGCAATGCCGGTATCGAACCTCACGTCATCGAATATCTCAAGACGCCGCCGTCAGGGGCGATGCTCGCCCGGCTCATCCAGCGCATGGGCATTCCCGTGCGCGCCCTGCTGCGCGAAAAGGGAACGCCTTATGGGGAGCTTGGTCTTGGCGATCCGGCGCTGACCGACGACCAGCTTTTCGACGCCATGATGGCGCATCCGGTCCTCATCAATCGACCAATTGTCGTCACACCCAAGGGCGTGAAACTCTGCCGGCCCTCGGAAGAGGTGCTCGACCTGCTGCCGCCGCAGCAAGGCGAATTCATCAAGGAAGATGGCGAGCGCGTCATTGACGAGCACGGTCGCCGCGTGGCGAGCGCATAA
- the arsH gene encoding arsenical resistance protein ArsH: MLNALPNIDPGCIAVPDTDRLRASPSAHRPRILLLYGSLRERSYSRFLAQEAERLLNAFGAETRIFDPSGLPLPDGAEVGHPKVQELRELSLWSEGQVWTSPERHGAMSAVMKAQIDWIPLSVGAVRPTQGRTLAVMQVSGGSQSFNAVNQMRVLGRWMRMVTIPNQSSVAKAFQQFDESGRMKPSSYYDRVVDVMEELVKFTLLTRDVSVYLTDRYSERRESGEAMMRRVNLSAAT; this comes from the coding sequence ATGCTGAACGCTCTACCCAATATCGATCCCGGTTGCATCGCTGTTCCCGATACTGACCGGCTGCGGGCATCGCCTTCGGCGCATCGGCCGCGCATCCTGCTGCTTTATGGCTCGCTGCGCGAGCGCTCCTATAGCCGGTTTCTGGCGCAGGAGGCCGAACGACTGTTGAATGCCTTCGGCGCTGAAACACGCATCTTCGATCCGTCCGGCCTGCCATTGCCGGATGGAGCCGAGGTCGGTCACCCGAAAGTGCAGGAGCTGCGTGAGCTGTCGCTTTGGTCGGAGGGGCAGGTCTGGACGAGTCCGGAGCGGCACGGCGCGATGAGCGCGGTGATGAAGGCGCAGATCGACTGGATACCCCTTTCGGTCGGGGCCGTCCGGCCGACGCAGGGCCGAACACTGGCCGTCATGCAAGTATCGGGCGGCTCCCAGAGCTTCAACGCCGTCAATCAGATGCGGGTACTCGGTCGATGGATGCGCATGGTGACGATCCCCAATCAGTCATCCGTCGCCAAGGCGTTCCAGCAATTCGACGAGTCTGGCCGCATGAAACCGTCCTCCTACTATGATCGCGTGGTCGACGTGATGGAGGAGCTGGTCAAGTTCACGCTGCTCACACGGGATGTCTCGGTCTATCTCACCGATCGCTATTCGGAGCGCAGGGAGAGCGGGGAGGCTATGATGCGCCGCGTGAACCTGTCGGCGGCGACCTGA
- a CDS encoding LysR substrate-binding domain-containing protein → MQAGALRVEEEIAGLSRKVTGQDLRLSGTVRITTIDMLAYGLLPRHLADFRKLYPGIEIELVVGNAALNLSRREADVALRVGNEPPESLVGRRVGQLVFAVYGSADYCGRYTEPDLAQHDWIGFDAEHAALVRRFASFLPDVTPALRANSVAAAVAAAKAGLGLAPLPCGIADLEPDLVRVAPLPDDFALDLWLLTHEDLRRTARIRAFLDFLAEALAKEAPLLGGQFRNDTEVAPAI, encoded by the coding sequence ATGCAGGCGGGTGCTCTGCGGGTCGAGGAGGAGATCGCGGGCCTCAGCCGCAAGGTCACGGGGCAGGATTTGCGCCTGAGCGGTACGGTGCGGATCACCACCATCGACATGCTGGCCTACGGGCTGCTGCCGCGTCACCTCGCCGATTTCCGCAAGCTATATCCCGGCATCGAGATCGAACTCGTCGTCGGCAACGCCGCACTTAATCTCAGTCGGCGCGAGGCAGACGTAGCACTTCGTGTCGGCAACGAGCCGCCGGAGAGCCTCGTGGGCCGCCGCGTCGGACAGCTGGTCTTCGCCGTCTATGGCAGCGCCGATTATTGCGGCAGGTACACCGAGCCCGATCTTGCGCAGCACGACTGGATCGGCTTTGACGCCGAACATGCGGCACTGGTCCGGCGCTTTGCCAGCTTTCTGCCCGATGTTACGCCAGCCTTGCGCGCCAATTCTGTGGCGGCGGCTGTTGCCGCGGCCAAGGCGGGCCTGGGACTTGCACCACTGCCTTGCGGCATCGCCGATCTCGAGCCCGACCTTGTGCGCGTTGCACCACTGCCCGATGATTTTGCGCTCGATCTTTGGCTTTTGACCCATGAGGATCTGCGCCGGACGGCGCGTATCCGGGCTTTCCTCGATTTCCTCGCGGAGGCGTTAGCGAAGGAAGCGCCGCTGCTGGGAGGGCAGTTTCGCAATGACACCGAAGTCGCACCTGCAATATGA
- a CDS encoding cupin domain-containing protein, giving the protein MRGFVDDIEELTEENTDYRRVLYTARNLQLVLMALQPGEEIGEEVHDDGDQFFRVEKGKGEIWIDGTVSKIKSDMAMIVPAGARHNVKNTGDKPLKFYTIYSPPEHIDGVVYPTKAEADAAHEHFDGKTSEG; this is encoded by the coding sequence ATGCGTGGATTTGTGGACGACATAGAAGAGCTGACCGAAGAGAATACGGACTATCGTCGTGTTCTCTACACCGCAAGAAACCTGCAACTCGTCCTGATGGCGCTTCAGCCCGGCGAGGAAATTGGCGAAGAAGTGCACGATGACGGAGATCAGTTCTTTCGCGTTGAGAAGGGCAAGGGCGAAATCTGGATCGATGGGACGGTGAGCAAGATCAAGTCCGATATGGCCATGATCGTACCCGCAGGCGCGCGGCACAATGTAAAGAACACTGGCGACAAGCCGTTGAAGTTTTATACGATCTACAGTCCTCCAGAGCATATCGATGGTGTCGTTTATCCAACCAAGGCCGAGGCCGACGCAGCTCATGAACACTTCGACGGCAAAACGAGCGAAGGGTAG
- a CDS encoding cation-translocating P-type ATPase — MLLAVLALWPLQGNAASAASLAGLSLVYLAGGLPAGWRAAVTLWEERILDIDLLMVVAAVAAAAVGAPFEGAVLLTLFSISTTLEERALGRARRAIEALMALRPETALRKGTDGTVLEVPAADLKVDDIVVLRPGARVPADGVIVSGRGSLDEANITGESMPVAKEPGAQIFEATVNIDGVIEAIVTKSVAESTVARMIALVTEAQAAKAPSERFSAWFGQRYTVAVMVGAVLAFAAFYWLGRGWEEALYRSATLLVAASPCAIVISVPAAILSALSAAARGGVLFKGGAALETLAAVDTFAFDKTGTLTTGKASVNKVVALDGDEQGFLSLLAGLEAQSEHHSAAAIRHEAAARGVTPIDVKDVATRPSAGIVGSDSEGFLWAGNPRLAAQMGASIDHPALLALAQDAQTVIYAGRDARVLGAVTVADIARSTSGPALTALREGGVEKIVMMTGDRLPVALRIGEELGLKPQEIHADMLPEDKVRMAGELATTGKVAFVGDGVNDAAALARADVGIAMGAAGSDVALQAADVALLSEDMSRLADAHRLARRTATIIRQNLIFAMGAMAVLVVGGLFFELPLPLAVIGHEGGTVLVVLNGLRLLRDPIRAKERTPTSPPASNPVAGQPVPRHAYRRKIARRAA; from the coding sequence ATGCTTCTGGCCGTTCTGGCGCTTTGGCCGCTCCAAGGGAATGCAGCCAGTGCTGCCTCGCTCGCGGGCCTTTCTCTTGTCTATCTCGCCGGTGGCCTGCCCGCCGGCTGGCGGGCCGCCGTCACCTTATGGGAGGAGCGCATCCTCGATATCGACCTGTTGATGGTCGTTGCAGCGGTCGCAGCGGCGGCAGTCGGCGCACCCTTCGAGGGCGCTGTGCTGCTGACGCTATTCAGTATCTCGACCACGTTGGAGGAACGCGCGCTCGGCCGGGCCCGCCGGGCCATTGAGGCGCTGATGGCACTGCGTCCGGAGACGGCCCTGCGCAAGGGAACGGACGGAACGGTCCTCGAGGTTCCGGCTGCCGATCTGAAGGTGGACGACATCGTCGTGCTGCGTCCTGGCGCGCGCGTTCCTGCCGACGGGGTGATCGTTAGCGGGCGCGGCTCGCTCGATGAGGCCAACATCACCGGCGAATCCATGCCTGTGGCAAAGGAGCCAGGCGCGCAGATATTTGAAGCGACCGTCAATATCGATGGCGTGATTGAGGCGATCGTGACCAAGTCAGTCGCGGAAAGCACGGTGGCGCGCATGATCGCGCTGGTCACCGAGGCGCAGGCGGCAAAGGCCCCATCGGAACGGTTCAGCGCCTGGTTCGGGCAGCGCTATACGGTTGCGGTGATGGTGGGCGCGGTCCTTGCCTTCGCGGCCTTCTACTGGCTGGGGCGCGGCTGGGAGGAAGCGCTTTACCGTTCCGCGACGCTGCTGGTGGCGGCAAGCCCGTGCGCGATTGTCATCTCGGTGCCTGCCGCCATTCTGTCGGCGCTGTCGGCCGCCGCGCGCGGCGGAGTGCTATTCAAGGGCGGAGCCGCGCTTGAAACACTTGCTGCTGTCGACACCTTTGCTTTCGACAAGACCGGAACGCTGACGACCGGCAAGGCGTCCGTGAACAAAGTGGTGGCGCTTGATGGCGATGAGCAAGGTTTCCTGTCGCTGCTTGCCGGCCTTGAGGCCCAGTCGGAGCATCATAGCGCCGCGGCTATCCGCCATGAGGCCGCCGCGCGCGGCGTCACGCCTATCGATGTGAAGGATGTGGCCACGCGGCCCAGCGCGGGGATTGTCGGCAGCGATAGCGAAGGGTTTCTGTGGGCAGGCAACCCGCGCCTTGCCGCCCAGATGGGCGCGTCCATCGACCACCCCGCGCTGCTGGCGTTGGCGCAGGATGCGCAGACAGTCATCTATGCCGGTCGGGATGCGCGGGTGCTGGGCGCGGTCACCGTCGCCGATATCGCGCGCTCGACCTCCGGGCCGGCGCTCACAGCGTTGCGTGAGGGCGGTGTGGAGAAGATCGTCATGATGACGGGCGACCGCCTTCCCGTCGCCTTACGAATTGGCGAGGAACTCGGGCTGAAGCCCCAAGAGATCCACGCCGATATGCTACCGGAGGACAAGGTCCGGATGGCGGGCGAACTTGCGACGACAGGCAAGGTGGCGTTCGTCGGCGACGGCGTCAACGACGCTGCGGCGCTCGCGCGCGCCGATGTCGGCATCGCCATGGGAGCAGCCGGTTCGGACGTTGCGCTCCAGGCCGCTGACGTGGCGCTGCTTTCGGAAGATATGAGCAGGCTGGCCGACGCCCACCGGCTAGCGCGCCGCACAGCCACGATCATCCGCCAGAACCTGATTTTTGCCATGGGCGCCATGGCGGTTCTCGTCGTTGGCGGGCTGTTCTTCGAATTGCCGCTGCCGCTGGCTGTCATCGGCCATGAAGGCGGCACAGTGCTTGTGGTGCTGAACGGCCTGCGCCTCCTCCGCGATCCTATTCGCGCCAAGGAAAGGACACCAACCTCGCCGCCGGCAAGCAATCCGGTCGCGGGCCAACCGGTCCCACGCCACGCCTACCGCAGAAAGATAGCGCGGCGTGCAGCATGA